ATAGATGGTGCAGTTACTTTGTAACAGagtgttccatttccttcctGTTCTTTGTAACATTTCTgtcatttattataattatccATAATCACTAAGAATCCAATATGTTTCTgctgttattattttaaacagtTACATGTTAATcagtttagaaaaagagaaaccaaagattttattttatcttcatttattccttctataATTCTCTTCCTTTGTTTATATATCTATGATTTGCTCACCTATATTATTTTCTACTTtgtgaaaatatcttttaacatttctttcagGGTATTTGtttgctggtgacaaattctctcaaatttgtttgtcagagaaatcctttatttctccttctgttttgaAGGAAATTTCAGAATTATAGTATGAAATTTCAGAATTATAGTATCgtgtttttctttcctcactttaaatatttatctcCCCTCACTTCTTATATGCATCATTTCTGGAGACAAGTTCACTCCATCATGTAAAGAGCTTAAACAATGCTTTATAGGTAAAGCATTTTTCCCTTCTggctttttcaagattttctctgtttgtaattttctgaaaTTAGAATATGACGCACTTATATGCAGCTTTattgaagttttttttatttttttggtatttatctgGTATAGTGTTCTCAGAGCTCTAGGATCTATAGTTCGGTATGCATTAAGTCattaattaattttggaaaacCTTCAGTCATtgttacttcaaatatttcttctgctcctttctcttccatctaCTTTTGGTATACCAATTATGAGTATATTACACCTCTTGTACTTGTCCAACATTTGTTAGATATTGTGCCAATGGTTTACAgtgctttttctctttgctttttagtttttGAAGTTCTATTGACATACCTCTAAACTCAATGATCTTTTCCTTGGCTGCATCCATTTATTGGTGAACCTACCACAGGAAATGCTTATTTCAATTacagtgtttttaatttctagcatttcctcTTGATTCATTGTTtgagttttcatctctctgcctaCGACACccaactgttcttgcatgttgaCCTCTTTTGTCATTTATGGCCTTTAGCATATAAATcatggttattttaaattcccaaatCAGAGAATATTATTTCCTCTGGTATCTTTACTTTTGTGTTCTCATGTTGTCATTTTCATAGACCTTCTTAAATAATATCTAAGACTTGCAGGTCTTTCAGTTGTAATCTCCTGTAATATAGAGGAgccctattgaagtggaggtaaGGTATGGGGAGAGGAGAATGTTCTATAATCCTATGGTTATGTTTCAATCTTTTAGTGAGCCTGTACTCTCAGGCTGTGAACCTCACAAATATTTCTAAGCTTACCCCCACCAACTCTTAGATGTGTTATGAATGCTAGAGGAGATTGGAGTTGGTTATTTCTCTTCCTCCACACATAGGCTAGGCTTCCTTGAGTTGGGTATAGCCCCTCTTTGAAGTCTAGAAGGGTTTGAGTTGTCTGATTCCTTTTCCCCAGGTCATATGGAATCTgattaaattgattttcttctggtTAAAAGGAAGAACAGCTGTGGACATGTTTTAAGATGATTATTTATCACCTTCCAAGCTGGAAATATGCAGATTTTTTTCTCAGATTTTCAAATTGAGGCAGGATTCATGGAAACAAATGTCAGGAAAGTGTGGAGGCACCCCCAGTCTGTTACCAACAGAAATTTTAATTCCCATAGTAGTCCACAACGACCCTCTATCAGTCATCACTTGCAGTTTAAATGTTACTATGTATTAACTCAGGAAAGGACTTCTGCTCTTGGGTTTCTGAGCCAGGTAGGTTCTGTCCCTGCCTTTATCTCCAGTTTTGGGGAGGCAGCTGGCTCTATAACTTCAAGACTTCAGTCATCTGATGGATACAAGAAGAGTTGCTGTTTTGCAGtcacttcatctttttttcctgttgttaGAATAGGAATTACAACATCCAAGATCTTTCATTCATGAGTGGAAACCAGAAGTCCTCCCCAAATTTTCCTATAAATCTTCAGCTTATCTTTTTCCAAAGGATCTCCAAAATAATCAGACATTGGGAGTATTATGAGACAATGCCTTGGAAGTATCTATAATTTCTGTAAAGCCAACAAGCTTTGGTGGCCCACCAGTCACAAGTCAGAGTTATGGAGGTTGGGTGATTAATGCAGCTTTGGCTATATTCATTTAACAGTAGACTGTGTAGGTCCCTTTAATTATTTCTGTAATTCCATAATAAAGAATTGGCATAGACATAACCAAATATTGGCAAAATTTTCACATTGTCTACCTGACCCAAGCAATGCAAGCTATGGtactaaagaaaatggaaatcaatactcttctttccaaaataacaaaacaaagtaaTACTGTATTTCACATGGAATTGCAGAGATTTTTTctaccatcaagaaaatgaaagaatcagAGATTTTGATTCCTACCACATTCTTCTACACTTGCCTAGTTGACCTTTGCAGAAGACTGATGGACCTCTGAGAATTCTTGCAATATATTAAACTcaatcagattgtaattcttaccatacttattttcaaatattaattcattgCTGGAGTAAATAGCAACACTTATCTTGATAATGAATATATGGTTATTGACCAAGAAAATACTTTTCTCCACCTCTATATTTTTCATGAAGACCTTTAGAAATAGTTTACTTTCAGCTCTCATGTCTAGCAATATACATTCACTGGTCTATCTGAGGGTCCTATCAAATTTCTCATTCCACATTTCACTTCATTTAGGGCCATTACGTTGATGGCATAATGCCGACTGGACCTTGCACTTAGTTACCTCTATGTCAGGTATAGTTATGCTCATTAGCATGAAGAGAAAGGATTGCTGTTTCACAATGGATGAAGTAGAAAGTTTGCTTAGAAATTGGGATATGCCAAGATATCACATGGTGTTTCcataactgataacatcttcaaaaagacaATTGTATCAACAACAGACTGGCAAGAGCATTTTAACCTGGGGCTTATATTGTCCAAGAATCAAAACCTGAGTTACCTCACTGAGTCAGTGAGCTACACCAGCAAATGTGATGTTTGAGGGTGACAGAAATCTAGACTGAGTGGTAGAAGAGGGAGATGATGAGTATTAATTAACATTTTGGGACTAGGAGCAAAAATGTGCATATCACTtgttttctattccttttctaagtatttcatttttgaaattgtaaacatctattattttaaataatatgtgaTACTTTGGGGTGAAAGTAATAGGGCCAATGTAGTTTTAAGAGATGGGAGTACTTTCAGTTATCACCCATATAACCTCACCCATATACTGCTGCATTTATTGTTCCCAAAAAAGGACATGGTACTCTGCTGTCAGGACAAGAGTATATTTCTGATAGGTTGTGCCCACATTCTAATATACTAAATCTTCAGAATGTGATAGGCTGGATATGTCATATCAGGCTTCTAAAACTGAAGAAATACCCCAGCATCCTGCATTTTAATTGAGATAATTCTATATCACAGTAACTATAGAGTCTCTCAGTCGGCCACAGTAGGCATTTATGCCTGTTATGCTTATTAAGGAAAGTATATTTCTCTTGACTGTCTCACTTCCCCACCTACTTACTGATGCTTCTTCCAGGAACCAGTTAAAcataaactaacattaatgaaattTTGTCTCCAGCTCTGCTTTGAGGCAATCCAACCTACTTTATACTTTAGTAGTGCTATTACATCTACAAGTATAACCATTCAAAGTGAAGATTCGTAACATTCACCAAAGCACAATTCCATTTGTTTTCAGTTCTAATGAAAAATGGAAGGGATTTCATTGTATCCCTTCTTTTTGGAAAAGTGGTcaaaattttattcataaaacaATGTTTAGTAGATATTTCTGCCACTGCTAACATATCAACTCTTTGCACAATGGATTCACATTTCCCATGATAATAAAGGTAGCAGGTAAAAGTTGTGTAGAAGTCATAGAAACAGTCTTATGGAGGTAGATGATATGTTCAGTTCTAGACATATCAAATTTAGGATGCTTAAGTGAAGATGTCAGAGAGTGGATGTGTAATTTTAGAACTCCAAAAAGAGTTCTGGTCAGCAAAACAGGGCATAATTTCCCCGTTTGCTCAGTCTTTTCATTGCTATCTTCATGTCTTTGTTCCTTAATGTATAGATGGCAGGATTCAAGGCAGGGGTGATAGCAAAGTCAACAATAAATAAGTATTTGTCAAGTGATGATGTGGGGAAAGGCCACACATAGAGAAATATGCAtggagtgaaaaaaagaacaaccacaGTGATGTGAGCTGACAAAGTGACAAATGCCTTGGATAAGTCTCCCGAAGCACGTTTCCAGACGGTGACCAAAATGAAGACATAGGAAAGGATCAGCAGGAAGAAGGTGCCCATGGACATGAATCCACTGTTTGCAGCTATAATAAACTCATATTTGGATCCATCTGTACATGCAAGTTTTATGATCCTGGGAAAGTCACAGAAAAAGCTGTCTATTTTATTAGGGCCACAAAATGGCAAGTTTATAACAAAGGCAAATTGAGACATAGCATGGATCACCCCAGTTACCCAGGCAGTGATTACAAAGAAAACACATATTTTAGGGCTCATGATTTTCAAGTAGTGAAGAGGCTTGCAGATTGCTGTGTACCTGTCAAATGCCATGGCTATGAGTAGCACCATCTCTACTCCTCCAGTGATGTGAATGAAACATATCTGTGTTATACAACCTTGGAAAGAAATCACTTTGTATTCACTTAAAAGGTCTGTGATCATCTTGGGGACTGTGGTAGTGGAAACTCCCACGTCAATGAGGGACAGATTTGCCAGCAGGAAGTACATGGGGGAATGTAAGTGAGAATCAAATATCACCAAGATCAAAATGAAAAGGTTTCCCAGGATGATGCCTAAATAGAGCAAGGAGAATATCAATATGAGAAAAACTTTAGTTTCCCAAGTCGTAGAGAGTCCCAGCAACACAAATTCAGAAACCACAGTTTCATTTGGTCCATCCATTGTGTGGAAAAGAAGCGCTGAATTTCAAATAACCTGAGGATAGAATATGCAGTAGGGTCAGTATCAATAGCACTGAAAGAATTTCCTATTTTCCCTactattttttcccaaagaataaataaatgtaccattgttttatgtatttgAGTGGGACAAGAAGAAAAGTAATGGATATCATGAGTATTACACATGGAGTCAAATAAGACTAGTTCCCTTCTTATAAcattatcatatttttttctttctagaaattCTAAGAACTTTTCTGTGATCATTTAGTTAGATGTTTCTCACCTCTATCATCTTAGACACTTCCTGTTGCCTTCACATTGACACTGTCAATCTAAATTCAATTTCTCTTTGATTGAATTTCTTATTTCATTAGGCAAATGGAGATTATCATGCCAAAAgtgtttattattttcctttatttaaaaataaatttcagtggaaGTCTGGTAGGTAAATTCAGATTATTCATATTGCACTGCGCAGTTTTATTATTGCAACTTtatctaaatgaaaatatttgatacAAGAGATTGAATGCCTTTGATATGTATAGATGATAATTAAACATACTAATAATaggtaacatttattaagtgcttcctTCTTGCAAGAAATTTTTGCTAAGCACATTCTCTTGTAGAACTTGCAAAAATTCTACAGGACAGACACAGTTTTATTGCACTCATATTACAATGAAAAAATTGAGTCTAAGAGAGATCCTGTATCAGAGCCAGGACCTGTATTCAGATTAATAGGACACCACACTCTTTGCTTTTATCCCCAGCACTATGCTCCTCAAGAATAATTCCTTCAAGTATCCATGGATCTTCCCCAAGGATCCATCAATGTACCTTTTTTACAATACTTGACTACTAacatattcaaatttatttaaaaaatatcaaatctTGGAATCTCATGCTCCTTCAAATTATTCATTTCTTTGTCCAACCCTGCATTGCTAAGCTTTTCTCACATTTTGTCCATTCAGTAAGTCAAAACAACCTAGTTTCCACAGattgttttattattactattattattttttttttggaaaagcaACTCTGGATTCTGAAAtctcattcaaaaattatttttccatcattgTTTTCCTTGCTCTACCTCCATGATTTGACTTGTTTATCATTGCCTTATTTCTGTAACTCCCTTAGCCCTTGGCTTCTTCTGTAAATTCAGTTTCCCAATTCTTTCAACAAATTCTATTTGCTTAGGaagtaggttaaaaaaaagacCTTCCTTTTAGAGTCTGTATCCCTATCTCAGCCCAAGGGGATGAAACATGATTTTTTCTGAACCAGTTAGTATCATTCAGTTTCACTTGGATATGAATTGGTCTAGGAAGGAGCACGTAACTCAGAACTGTATAATGAGCTGTAAAGCAGTGTCAGCTATGGGGAGTTTTCCTTTCTAAATAAAAGATCAAAGCTTCATGTGGAGAAGATTGTTTTCCTGGTCCCCATTCTCCAGCATTTAATATTAATGTTATATCTACAATGCAGAAATCATGATATTCTACAGCCCACATATTAAAAATGATACAGTGAAAAGTTAGAAAGGTTTAGGACCCAAAGGATATGTTTATCGACCTAACAAAAGCCAGCAATGGTCTCTTTTCAGATTTCTTGGATTGTGAGAAAAACTTAACTTCATTTGTTTAAGCCCTTCTAAATCAGGTTTTATATTATTT
The Choloepus didactylus isolate mChoDid1 chromosome 4, mChoDid1.pri, whole genome shotgun sequence DNA segment above includes these coding regions:
- the LOC119532851 gene encoding olfactory receptor 4F15-like, whose product is MDGPNETVVSEFVLLGLSTTWETKVFLILIFSLLYLGIILGNLFILILVIFDSHLHSPMYFLLANLSLIDVGVSTTTVPKMITDLLSEYKVISFQGCITQICFIHITGGVEMVLLIAMAFDRYTAICKPLHYLKIMSPKICVFFVITAWVTGVIHAMSQFAFVINLPFCGPNKIDSFFCDFPRIIKLACTDGSKYEFIIAANSGFMSMGTFFLLILSYVFILVTVWKRASGDLSKAFVTLSAHITVVVLFFTPCIFLYVWPFPTSSLDKYLFIVDFAITPALNPAIYTLRNKDMKIAMKRLSKRGNYALFC